The Raphanus sativus cultivar WK10039 chromosome 2, ASM80110v3, whole genome shotgun sequence DNA segment GCCTTCGAGGATGTTTCCCCTGAGGAAACTGCTAAGGAAAGTCCATTTAGCAACTATGCAGAAGTGTCTGAAACCAGTGCTCCCAAAGAAGCTCGCTTATTTGAGGATgtaagtttctttttctttatgtaTATGCAATATACACCGAGTGGTCGGTGATCTCTTAAAAATGAACAAATTTGGCTAACCTGGGAGGTTTATATGCTCTCTCATTTGTTCTTTGGGTAAAAGGTTTTGCAAAATGGATCTGCTCCGGCGAATGGTGCTACTGCTTCGGAGGTTTTTCAATCTTTGGGtgagttaataaaaaatagcagtttttatcattttcttaGGCAAGGAGGAAGGATGTGAGGATTGTTCCCTTCTCTTTCGTTTTTCTAAGTTCTTAAGATTGGATCCTTTGTATGTGCATTGTTTAAAACAGGCGCTGGGAAAGGAGGGCCTGGTTTGTCTGTAGAAGCGTTAGAGAAAATGATGGAAGATCCAACAGTTCAGAAGATGGTTTACCCGTAACTCTTCTTCCCTACCACATTATGTTTCTTTAAGTTTATTTTCGTAGCTGGTTTCTAAGTGTACATATTGGTAACATGTCGTGTATATATGGATTCAGACATTTGCCTGAGGAGATGAGGAACCCAGAAACTTTCAAATGTAAGTCTCATGCaggttattaattattattgaaTGGAAAGCTTGAACTAGTCATATGAGGTTTGATCAAATATCTGATCCAATTTCTATGGATTGGAATTTCTTGTAGGGATGCTTCAAAATCCTCAATACCGTCAACAGCTACAGGACATGCTGTAAGCTCCAATAGCATGTTGATTccttaaaaaattctaaaactgtatttttctatttagtctgatttatgtttttttttgcatggaTTTAGGAATAATATGAGTGGGAGTGGTGAATGGGACAAGAGAATGACGGAGACCTTAAAGAATTTTGATCTGAATAGTCCTGAAGTGAAGCAACAGTTCGGTAAGCAAATAGTccctaataaaacaaaaaaaactcactTGTCACAAACTATGGATGTGACTTGGGATCAGTACTGAAGGATTGAAACCATGTATCGTATCAGATCAAATAGGATTGACTCCAGAAGAAGCCATCTCTAAGATAATGCAGAACCCTGATGTTGCTATGGCATTCCAGAATCCTAGAGTCCAAGCAGCCTTAATGGAAGTACGGTTTCTTTTTTTCACTTGAATCATAAAGATATCTTTCTTTTTGATACGTCCTTACTCAATTTTATTGTGGTGGTTGTTGCAGTGTTCAGAGAACCCAATGAACATCATGAAGTACCAAAACGACAAAGAGGTAAAACACTACTTAGGTCTGCATTGAAAAACATGTCAATGCAATcactttttttgtaaaaactttGTTTGAGTGCAGGTAATGGATGTGTTCAACAAGATTTCACAGCTCTTCCCAGGAATGACGGGTTGAGACAAAGCGCTCACGACTCATGGTTTTGATCTCCATTGGATCAAAATCTCATGTCTTTCTTTAGCTTTCtaggaaccaaaaaaaaaaagagaaaacaagaacatgttttttttttggttatcaCAGACAAAGATGCTCAAGTTTTGCTCAGGCCATAGAGAGAGACGCTTGTACCTTGTAAACGCAGTCGTGAATTCGATACGTGTAAGAATATTGTTGGTGGGATTTTTGGGTTGCATGACGTCACCGAGAGAGAGCAGAGCACAAAGAGAAGATAAATCAATCACtgtgtttaattaatttttaacctAAAAGAAATAGTTAATTACGAAATTAGATCTCGAGAAAAAATAAGTGACGTGGTAACATCAGGGCCGTTAAACGGTTTGGTGGGTCCCTGACTCTTGCGGTCAAAAACAGCGTTCTCCCACTTTCTCGTTGTCTAAAAAATTTATAGCGGCTTCTCGGAGAAGTTTTGTCTGTTAACGTCGGTCGTTGTTAATCGCGCGGGAGGATTGGGGGCGTGTAACTGAAACTCCTTCGCTTCCCGTCTAATACTTTCTGTCTCCAACGGCCACGAGTGACGGAGTCGCGTGTTCGATTCGCAGTGTGAGTAATTCTTTTTTTAAGTTGGGGATTTGTATTTGGCTAATCCTGTCTCTTGAGATATGTTATTCGAAGAGAAAAGATTACTCCTTGCTCGCTTTTTGAACTTGTTTCTGTTAGATTTTCAATGTTTTAACGACAATGGCGACTTGTGATTTGTGATTCCGGTGGAaaagtttacttttttttcttttctttgggTTAGGTAATGTAAATATGGAGCGACTTTTACCAAGAACAGTTTTTAATCATTGATAATTAATGATAGAAAGCGTTTCATAGAATCAATCTCCATGGCTCTCGTTTTTGGTGATTTAttgaactttttttcttcttaatactctttttaggtttttttaCTTGAGATGAAGCCTCTTATAAAAAGTAAGGATAGTAAGCTCTCAGCAGCCTCGAGAGCAGCTGTGAATAAAGTTCTAGACAGAATCAATGCTCGTGGCAACAAGAAGGGAGATGCTACTCCACAGAACTCTGATTCCGCTAAGGTTAGTTGGTTTGTTTTctatacattgtttttttttgtaattaatttcaTGGGAAGAACGAAGAACATTTAAATTTAGTACTACTCTTATCATCGTAGCTGGACAAGGGGAAGAAAACCGTAACTGACAACGTTCTAGAGGACAGGGAATGTGTTcagtttgatgatgatgatgagatgaaTGATTCAGACTGGGAAGACTGTCCTATTCCTACTCTTGCCAAATCTGTTGATGATACCTACGTTGATGACACCAGAGAGTTAACCATTGAACTTGATGATTTGCCTCCTGATACTAAGAGGCAGAAGAAGAACACTTACCGTGCAACAGCACAAGACAaggtttacttttttttttttttgcttaagaaAATCTCATGAATGCTATATGGTTACTTACTTACTTTACCTAAGAAAGTTGTGTTTTCTCGTAAAGGAACGGGCGGAACTTGTACACAAAGTTCACTTGCTCTGTCTGCTTGCAAGAGGGAGGATAGTTGACAACGCTTGTAATGATCCCTTGATTCAGGTACATACATTGTATCCCTTTTTGACTGCTGGtgtaaagcttttttttttcttataaattttgcTAATTTGATGTGCAGGCTTCCTTGCTTTCACTTCTGCCATCATACTTGACAAAAGTATCGAATCTAGAGAAAGTGACTGTTAGGGATATAGCCCCTCTTCTTCGTTGGGTATGGCTTTATAGTGATCTGTagcttttcttatgtttttttttctctgatttGGAAAGTTGAGCAGCTTCTCCTGGCTCAAATTGTAGGTTCGTGGGAACTTTGCTGTTAGGTGTACacccagttctgagaaatctttTCGTACGTCTCTAGCATTTGCTCTTGAATCTCGTAGAGGCACGCCTGAAGAGGTAAAATCTTGTGACCAGCTGCATTTTAATTAACTTATACTTGATTAGTTGTTTGAAACATCAATTTTCATACTTTTAGTTTCATTCTTTCTGTTGATTTGAAATTTACAAAGACGTTGGTTTGCTTTTTTACCAAAGCTACTTGAACCTCCCCCTATGTGAAAATTATATCTCTGTTTATTTTATGCAAAGTTGGTCCTCATGTTAGGAATAATGTTCTATAGGAAACTcattggatcttttttttttttgcagcttgGAGCGTTGGCCGTTGCTTTACTTAGAGCATTAAAGCTTACAACTCGGTATGTGATAACTTGTTACTTTTTGCCACAAGATATTGTTCGGTGTCATTTGATGTTTTTGCTTTTCAATGTTAATATGTCAGATAGTTATTTAAGGTACCACATTCTTGAAGTGTTGCTGATTTGAGTTTCACAGGTTTGTGTCTATTCTTGATGTTGCCTCCTTAAAGCCTGGGGCCGAAAAGGATGAATCTTCAGGTCAGAACAGAGCTAAAACGAAGCGTGGGGTATTCAGGAACTTCACTCTTATGGTACCAAAGCATCAAGCCATCTCGTCACACCCAAACAAATCCTCTTCCCATGTTGAGGATAAAAGTCTCTGTGAAACCTCTTCTGAGTCTCAGCAGGAGGGTTCTGCTCAGCTGCAAGACAATAAGGTCAACTCATCCTGTGAAGCAGGAACGTCCAGCAAATCTGACGGAGCAAGGAGGAAAGGTGATGTTGAGTTTGAGATGCAGTTAGCCATGGCTATGGCTGCGACTGCGAGTGTAAACAACCAACAGAGTTCTAAAGTAACCGAGAAAAAGAAAAGTCCacaaacaacaagaagaagtgATGGCTTGTCAGTTTCTGACCAAGTAATGTCCACAGCTATCGGTTCTAAGAAAGCGGATTCTCCTCTTTGTTGGGCTGAGGTGTATTGCAATGGAGAAAACATGGATGGGAGATGGGTTCATGTAGATGCTGTTAATGGAACGATAGATGCTGAACAAAACGTAGAAGCTGCAGCTGCTGCTTGCAGAATGTTAGTTAGATATGTTGTCGCCTTCGCTGGTGGTGGAGCTAAAGATGTCACTCGCAGGTACTGTACAAAGTGGCACACGATTTCATCCAAACGGGTGAGTTCATCGTGGTGGGATATGGTCTTAGCACCGTTACGAGAACTAGAGGCAGCCGCAAGCGTTATCCCTCTTGCTAACAATGCTTGCTCAAGTAGTAGTAGCTCGTCCTTTGGTATGAGGAGTGCTGTTGAAGATATTGAGTTAGCTACTAGGGCACTTACTGAGCCTCTTCCCACAAACCAGCAGGCCTATAAAGGTCACGAACTCTATGCTATTGAGAAATGGCTTCACAAGAACCAGATACTTCACCCAAAAGGTCCGGTTCTGGGGTTCTGCGCTGGTCATTCCGTTTATCCTCGAACTTGTGTGCAGACTCTTAGAACTAAAGAAAGTTGGCTACGTGATGGGCTTCAACTTAAGGCCAGTGAAGTTCCCTTAAAGGTAATCAGTGTTCTTTTCTCTCCCTGATGATTATCTTTACTCATTCCGGTTTGATAAATCAACTATCACCTTATAGATTCTTAAGCGTAACGCAAAGATCAGAAAAGGAAAAGATTTTGGAGATGGGAACAAGGACAGTGAAGATGGTTCTTCTCGGTGCATGGAACTATACGGGAGGTGGCAAATGGAACCATTGTGTCTCCCTCATGCTGTTAATGGGATTGTGCCTAAGGTAAAAAAGCACCTTCATCTCGGTCTAAATTTATTTGCTTCAATGGAATCTAACTGTACAAAGATTATGTGTGTTTGGTTGGGGTTTTCCAGAACGAGCGTGGTCAAGTTGATGTCTGGTCTGAGAAATGTCTCCCACCTGGAACAGTCCACTTAAGGTTTCCTCGAATATTTTCAATTGCTAAGAGATTTGGAATAGATTATGCACCTGCAATGGTTGGTTTCGAGTACAAAAGTGGACGTGCTACTCCTGTTTTCGAAGGTATTGTGGTCTGCACCGAGTTCAAAGATGCAATCCTCGAGGTAAACactccaaattttatttttattgtttatggtTCTTTTGGATTCATCTGGTTTTGTGATTAGGCATATGCAGAAGAACGAGAAAtgagagaagaggaggagagaaGACGAAACGAAGCACAAGCAGCTTCGAGATGGTATCAGCTTCTTTCCTCTATCTTAACCCGTGAGAGGCTGAATAACCGTTACGCCAATAACTCAGAGGATGATGTTGTCAAGACGAGGAGTATGGAAACGAAACCAGAGACGGTTGTTAGGGAGGAGAATGTGAAAACACCTGAAAAGCAAGGAGGGGTTAAGAGAGGAAGAAAGCGTCGTAGTGAAGATGACAACCGTGAAGGTGGAGATGGAGATGAACATGAGCATGTGTTTCTTGACGAGCAAGAAACGTTTGATGAGAAAACCTCTGTAAAAACCAAACGCTGCAAATGTGGCTTTTCTGTCCAAGTTGAACAAATGTGAACGCTTTGTTTTTGGAGCTTTTTAGTAACATATCTTATGTATTCAGCTTTGGACAATCAGCACTGATAAAAAAGACCGATATAGTGTACTATATCATCATTGTCTAGAGAagacttctttttcttttcataatcCATCCACAAAATACCACCGGCCAAGAATCACCGGAAAATTCGTTTATTGTGGATTTGGTGTTGGAACTTGTACTAGTTGGGCCTCCGCCCATAGCCGTCAGAAAAATTATTTTGGCTTAATAAGTTTTACATTTAGCTTTTGATTAAAGTTTTAGATTactgttatttatttattattattcttaatgtgtatatatattaaattcatCCCTGGAACGGGGCCAATCAGAGCACATACAGACGTCGACGACTTAGAAAAACAGTAGACTAGGTTAGGTGAGGGGAAGCTTTGTTCACACCTCCGGTGAACACTGACACTCTCAATCCAGATTCCAAGACTTTTCATGGAGAGGTGTCCAAACCAACTAAGGATCCTTCACAGACTCCTAAAATCAAGCGCCCATGGAGGGAGATATGCGGTCTTTACACGCCAGATCCAGTTGAAACCTGACTCTAAGAACCCTAGCCCCATCATCTGCACAAGCTTCACCACCTCAGAAGTCTAGACGCTGCGTACTCCTCCACTCTCCTAGCTTTGATATGACACTATTAGTTTTTTTcgttattttagatttaaaattcaattttatgacaaattttaaaatatttttgaacacTCTCGAAAGACTGGTAGGTACCAAACATTTTGGGAGTTGTGACTTGGTAATCTTCAGTAGTCAATAATGACAACACAGACGAGAAAGATGGGTAGCTACCAACATTTTGTTTTAGAAATAATACGTCGACAGAGTTAGCTAACTTATTTCGTGGACGATATATATTGAAGAGTGATATATATAGGAGGTGCCTACCCTCCccttaaaataatatttaagaatcatcTTGTTAAAACAAAACAGTGCTTTCCGTCCactttcttatcttttttttttgatcaaaaccgTCCACTTtcttatctttttataaaaagtttcacATTATGGCTAAGAAGTTGCTTCTGCTTCTTTTACTTATTATCTTAAGCCTACATGCATGTTCTGGCTCTATCGTCAACTCTCTTCCTGGTTTTGAAGGTCCTCTTCCTTTCGAGCTTGAGACCGGGTTTGTGTCTTTTTTTCATATCGTCTTCATTGTGTGTTTTCTGCTTAAAGAGTGAAATAAGCTATTTCAATTGCTTTTGAATGTAGGTATATTGGTGTTGGTGAAGAAGAGCAAGTGCAATTGTTTTACTACTTCATTAAATCTGAGAAGAATCCAAAAGATGATCCTCTTCTTCTCTGGTTAACTGGAGGACCTGGCTGTTCTTCTCTCAGTGGCCTCTTTTTTGAGAACGGTAAAAAATAGAAAGACCATAGCAATTATGTTTcgtaaatatcaaaatttaccAGTTAGGGATCTGCGGTTCAACTGGTTTGTAAAACAGGGCCTTTTACATTTAATCTTGATGAGGGTTACAGAGGTAGAAAACCCACCTTGCAATCTACAACACATTCGTGGACAAAGGTAACACTAGCAAAATGcttattatatttcttattgtTATTGATAATATTCGTGTGTCTGTCTATAGTATAATTGATCTTTGTTTGTAGGTGGCAAACATAATTTTCTTGGACCAGCCTGTTGGTACTGGCTTCTCCTATGCAACAACTCAAATCCTTGATACACCTAGTGACTCAAGAGAAGCTAAGCAGATCCACCAATTTATTCGCAAGGTTAAGAAATAAAAGAGAGGTTGAACTTAAATGTGTATGATGTAAAAAAAGTGTCTAATATGAGACTATCACATACTAACCCTGAGCTAAGTCCGACTCTTCAAAAAGCTAGTTTATCCATATGACTTTGTAAATCCACTGGTTAAATCTCATTCCTAACCAATGATATAACAGTTCTCGAAGCATTAATCGTTTTCTGAATAGAAACTCTTATTTAGAgtgtttttgttgttgatgCTGTTGTACAGTGGTTAAGTAAGCACACAGAGTTTATCTCGAACCCTTTTTATGTCGGTGGAGATTCGTATTCTGGTAAGGTTATTCCGGCTACTGTTCAAGAAATCTCCAAAGGTATGTGTGTGTTTCATCTTTTTCGTTTTTTCTCTCTCAAGGTATATATttcgtttatttttattagttttttctaCATGATGATGACAGGAAATGATCTTAAGCTTAAATCCCAAATAAATCTTGAGGTTTGTACCTGGCTGCTTCTTATGTTATACAACACAACTTTTCCAACAAACATTGACgatccttttttattttctctcaaCAATAGGGCTATGTGCTAGGAAATCCACTAACAGACGAAGAATTTGACAAAAACCACCGTATTCCATTTGCTCATGGAATGGCATTGATCTCTGATGAACTCTACGaggtattatataatttatatcacATGCAAGAATGGAGTTAGAAAGCAACGACCtatacaaaacattttttttttcgtttgcaGTCGCTGCAGAGAAGTTGCAGAGGAAATTACTATGACAATAACACAGAGTGCTTGAAACATTTTGACGAATATCGAGAGGTATACAATGATCATAATAGTTGCATCATAGagaatgtttatatatatatattctatctGTTCCACGAAgataaaagttttgaaaagTTAATTCAGTTTCACAAAAATGGAAGTTTTGTGCATGTGTTTCAGCTCAATTTTGTAAAATGGAAGTTTTGTGTGTTTCAGCTCAATTTTGTAGTTTGTTTATCCTTTTTTACTCGTTAAGACAATTACTATTgaaataaattgattttttaaattatggtATTAGAAGAGTTTTACTATTGAAATaagttgaattttttaaaaaatatggtataaaaagtgtttactttATTCGTTATCGTCAGCCAAAATAtcaattagtatatatattccagtttcttttgttattgtttGATTTACTTTTGCAGAGTATTTCTGGATTAAACTATGGTAATGTTCTGATGGAATGGTGCGAAATCCCGTTAGTCCAAAGAAGATCCCTTCTCCTTGGAGACGTTTGGGCTCCGTTCAACCCAGATGTATGCTATGTAAGCAATCCATCTTCTTTCTATTGAATTAATTCGTTAATGCTATGCTTTTGTTATACATTTGAATTGAATgaatattgttatatatatataacacaagAATCGCTTTTGCACCAATTTGTAGTTGTACATGGATTCACTATCTTCCCTCTGGGCCAATGACGAGAGAGTGCGCAAAGCACTCCATGTAGTAaaggtatatagtttataaCGACTTGGGTTTAAGGATGAATAAATGCGTTTTATAAAATGAtggtaaagaaaaaacaagtacTTCGAATATGATTTCAgggaagtatagaagaatgggtACGGTGTTCTTCGGGCAAGCCTTACGATTCCGATATCAAAAGCAGCGTACCATATCATATGAACAATAGCATCAAAGGATACAGATCTCTCATCTACAGGTTAAATTGATTTACAACTTTCTAACCTTTTTATATTACAAGTTAATTTCAAGAGTTCGTATTAAAACTCTTCTTATGGGAGATTTAATTTGtgtgaatatattatatatatgtatagcgGTGATCACGACTGGATGGTGCCTTTCACTTCAACGAAAGAGTGGATAAGATCACTTGGTTATTCCATTACTGAAAAGTGGAGACCATGGATGATAAACAATCAAGTTGTTGGATACACTCAGACTTATGCCAATAACATGACATATGCTACTGTCAAAGCAAGTCTTCTTGTCCATTGATCTTCTGAACTGTCTTGATTAGCATAGAAAATGTAACTGTCTTGATTTTAATTTACAGGGAGGTGGGCATACAGCATTTTTCAAACCAAAGGAAAGTTCTATCATGTTTCAGAGGTGGATTAGTGGTCAACCTCTCTAAAATTtcccttttaaaaaaatctgtaaACCGTTGTTGAATATCTCTTTactgtaaaacaaaaatttcggtttggtttggttgaCAAACCGAAAAACCTAATAATAAAGACTCCGGTGAATCCTAGACCAGTTTAGTAACTTATATTATGGGTTTTGCAAGTCTAACAAGGTGCAAGGCTCTTGCGTGGGGTTTGTATTGTAGACTCAACCTCAAAGGACTTATGCCTGATATTTGGACATACACTACAATTGGTAGTGTTAAGATTGTACAAGAAAGGCTTACGGTGCAAGGACTTATGCCTGATATTTGGACATACACTATAATTGGTAGTGTGTTAAGATTGTACAAATGAATGTTATGCGTAGTGAAGCTCTAGTTAGGACTAACTGATCAATCAGCTTAAGTATCTCCGGGGAGCTTgcaagatattttattttcaggTCAGGCTCCTTTTTAAGAATAAATCATGGATCTCAGTGCATAAGCTGCATATATCAACATATGTGTGAATGTGTAAGAGTAGTACAAGACCACATATGTGTAAAGATAGAAACCAGAGACCAAATGCGCTACTTGTACATCGATTCAGAAGCAATACAACATCTAATTAAAgcatttcaatataaaaactaatGGCTTCGCTATATGAATCTAGCTTTGTACATCACAAACACAACATGTTCAAAGCGGGAGAGGCTGGGAACGTGTATGAGAATCTCAACACCATCCCAGGAAAATATGTTACACACCCGTAAAGTGTATTTGTGGATCTCATAATATCATACTCAAAACTTGTAGCAGGGTCCATTAGCACTGCCAAAGATAAAGAAGAAGCTATGTAGTAACATTAACAAATTGAGTTGATAAAAGACATGGCATGAGAGAGACTATCATATTCACAAGTGTAAAGTGTTGAACATAAGCATAAGAGAGAAAGAGTTTAGGAGATGGAGATGAATAAGGTGACcgaagaaaataacaaaaaaaaaagctgtgaAATCTTAGAGAAACAAGCTCACAGATAAGTGCTTTGAAGGGCCAGCATAACGAGCAGTTTTCTCCTGTATTAAGGAACCCGGTGAAGTTAAGAGATGAAAATGTCTACTATGATGAGTTCAGATATATGGAGACAAAGCATTAACGATTTGCCCAAGATGGTATATAAAACTTTCGTTTCCTTAACGTTTGCTTCCAACAGAGCTCCATTCCGCAGAACGGTGATAAAGCTTCAGATTGCAGGACTTATTCGGATGCCTTCAAAAAGACGTAGTGCAAAGAGTGGCCTTTGGTTCCTATGACTAGCTTCAATACATTTCCTTTGTAAGGTTACGTACACTAGACTACTACGCTCACCTGTAAcacgtgtttttttttcttgacagaTGTTTTTGGAATTTTCTAATTACTTTTCTTATGTGGGTTCACCTAAGATTATGAGAACCCAGTCTAGAAATATAATCAGTTTGGCCAAGAATTTTCAAACCTGAAGATTCTTAGAGCACCCGCGATGGAAGTCTTTAAAGAGAATCTTTAacatctactttattaaaacagaagtacataTATGaaaggacaagacttgggttcatcCCTATTATGAACTTTCAAATTCACCTCAATTGTTAGCACCAATCAAAGTGCTATGTAGGATtagtaaaaaaaggaaacaaaattaaaaagaaaaaaagggaaAGAAGTGAAAAACACGTCGACTAATTTTTGTAACGCGATCTATGGGCTTGGGatccaaactaaaaaaaaaaatgagtgtCAAAGAGGAGTTGAACCCAGGTTTAAGGGGTGTCAACCAAATGAATTATACCACCAGAACTAACGAATTTCAATGCTACATGCTTAACAAATCacacttatatattttaacgtGTGTCAGCTGCATCCCCTCTTCTCCACATGGGTCCGCCTCTGTCATCACcaacacataattttaaaaacttctttatcatctatacaaaatataaaaagctttatttgtcaaattggtGTCTACAATCCTCTGCCCTtatatcttaaatctaaacccaaaacactaaaccctaaacccaaaatactaaaccctaaacccttgggtaaaccctaaacccttgggtaaaccctaaacctttgggtaaagaAATATTCCAAAGGTTTGAAGTTTACCCAAGGGTGTAGGGTTTAACCAAGAGTTTACGGTTtagtttttgggtttaccaatTTGACAAACAAAGCTTTCAATATTCTATGTGGATGATAAAGAAGCtttcaatattttgtgtaggtgatgaagaagaagctatggatggcgttaaaaaaattagtctatgtcttttttatttctttttttttttaattttgtttcctttttttattaatcttacatggcactttgattggtgttaacaattgaggtgaatttgagagtttattatagggggtgaacccaagttttGTTCTATATGAAATAACCCTAAAAGTTGCACAATAATTACAATTCAATGCCACTGAACATTTAATAAACCTATTTTTAagtaatgcttgtctttttctgatattaaataatttccTAAACAAACtactaaagatttttttttaaacttacaAACTACTAAAGATTGCATTAATAATTGACATGAGTATGATATAACTTCCGCACAAAATTAATTCACTTACCATATGAAGAGCGTAAACGTAAGTTATAACATGAATcacatttttagtttatttaacaTGCACCaacattaaattatataatatttatgtgtAATTCGACtcatagaaaaaataaacaaagaaacatTCTTCATAACAGTTGGACAATTTCAATTCAAACTTCTTTTACCATAAAATCACAAGTTTAGGATTGAAAATCATTCtttggaaataattaataaacttagCTTTAAGTACTTAATgaacaatattgttttaaatttatgtaattatatttttattatttatcagtaataactaaaaataaaagtcacataaaagaatcctttatataatatataaacatattatgttacatatattttcatatagcaccatatatttgtaaataatatatccaacaattttattatacattatcataaaaaaattgatccataaaaaatacatttttgcaGATATACgggtaatattttttaaaatatggatGATACAATTGAtggtttataaaacaaaataaaattactcaattaaatatttatttagtcgggtaaatttttaaaatatatattatcacttatacGAATAAATACTTATCAAGTTTAGATCGAATTCCTAACTATTTtagctaattaaaattttcaaaataattttttttttttgaaaatcttggTAACCAAGTTTAGATCCatatattaagtatttttataatttttagtataacaataatatttagaaagttaaccaagaagaaattaaaattaaacattttactCTAAATCAATTAAGTTGACATATATTATCCGTCTAGGTTGTTATGATCTTTCCTAacatgatttataaaatattttctcaatatatatactttctctattttgaaaactatagaTACAATTATACAAACCGAATATTCTACGAAATAAA contains these protein-coding regions:
- the LOC108840587 gene encoding serine carboxypeptidase-like 13 isoform X1, which produces MAKKLLLLLLLIILSLHACSGSIVNSLPGFEGPLPFELETGYIGVGEEEQVQLFYYFIKSEKNPKDDPLLLWLTGGPGCSSLSGLFFENGPFTFNLDEGYRGRKPTLQSTTHSWTKVANIIFLDQPVGTGFSYATTQILDTPSDSREAKQIHQFIRKWLSKHTEFISNPFYVGGDSYSGKVIPATVQEISKGMCVFHLFRFFSLKVYISFIFISFFYMMMTGNDLKLKSQINLEGYVLGNPLTDEEFDKNHRIPFAHGMALISDELYESLQRSCRGNYYDNNTECLKHFDEYRESISGLNYGNVLMEWCEIPLVQRRSLLLGDVWAPFNPDVCYLYMDSLSSLWANDERVRKALHVVKGSIEEWVRCSSGKPYDSDIKSSVPYHMNNSIKGYRSLIYSGDHDWMVPFTSTKEWIRSLGYSITEKWRPWMINNQVVGYTQTYANNMTYATVKASGHTAFFKPKESSIMFQRWISGQPL
- the LOC108840587 gene encoding serine carboxypeptidase-like 13 isoform X2, encoding MAKKLLLLLLLIILSLHACSGSIVNSLPGFEGPLPFELETGYIGVGEEEQVQLFYYFIKSEKNPKDDPLLLWLTGGPGCSSLSGLFFENGPFTFNLDEGYRGRKPTLQSTTHSWTKVANIIFLDQPVGTGFSYATTQILDTPSDSREAKQIHQFIRKWLSKHTEFISNPFYVGGDSYSGKVIPATVQEISKGNDLKLKSQINLEGYVLGNPLTDEEFDKNHRIPFAHGMALISDELYESLQRSCRGNYYDNNTECLKHFDEYRESISGLNYGNVLMEWCEIPLVQRRSLLLGDVWAPFNPDVCYLYMDSLSSLWANDERVRKALHVVKGSIEEWVRCSSGKPYDSDIKSSVPYHMNNSIKGYRSLIYSGDHDWMVPFTSTKEWIRSLGYSITEKWRPWMINNQVVGYTQTYANNMTYATVKASGHTAFFKPKESSIMFQRWISGQPL